Proteins encoded within one genomic window of Spirulina major PCC 6313:
- a CDS encoding TldD/PmbA family protein yields MVQIQDLAQYTADIAQKLGVHKYDVYGANTDSTSVQVDHGEPKQVKASNRSSVIVRVWNDQGTMGVTSTTDVDPVGIELALKTAQDASIFGVKEHIPDFSPESTAPLPAVDTSMAEPAPVTDLITALVDAEKALMEAHPAIHSVPYNGLSQQEIERFYLNSAGALRSEARTYASVYLYSKTEEEGKKPRSAGSFRMSPGLGSLAIADCITEAREKTISHLNYQKIPSGKYRVVFSGEAFLGLLGAFSNLFNAQSVLDKQSLSTPESIGTAIASPLLSLADDALHPQNVSAETFDGEGTPTRRVPLIENGILTRFIHSTGTAKRMNAQPTGHANIGAKVSVSPHFYHVFPGQPSETQYSLNEAENVLLIDDLSALHAGVSALQGSFSLPFDGWLVNKGEKISVDSATIAGDFRDLLKAIIYVESEPELTPGGVCPRIWVDDVSVTGES; encoded by the coding sequence ATGGTTCAAATTCAAGATCTTGCCCAATACACCGCCGACATTGCCCAAAAATTAGGGGTACACAAATATGATGTTTATGGCGCGAATACCGACTCGACTAGCGTCCAAGTGGATCATGGTGAACCGAAGCAGGTGAAAGCCTCCAACCGTTCGAGTGTGATTGTGCGGGTCTGGAATGACCAAGGCACGATGGGCGTGACGAGTACCACCGATGTAGACCCGGTGGGGATTGAATTGGCCCTGAAAACCGCCCAGGATGCGAGTATTTTCGGTGTCAAAGAGCATATCCCTGACTTCAGCCCGGAATCCACCGCGCCCCTGCCCGCTGTGGACACTTCCATGGCTGAACCGGCCCCCGTCACTGACTTGATCACCGCCTTGGTGGATGCGGAAAAAGCCCTGATGGAAGCCCATCCAGCGATTCATAGCGTGCCCTATAACGGGTTGTCGCAGCAGGAGATTGAGCGGTTTTATCTCAATAGTGCGGGGGCGTTACGGTCTGAAGCTCGCACCTATGCGTCGGTGTATTTGTATAGCAAGACAGAGGAGGAGGGGAAAAAGCCTCGGAGTGCGGGGAGTTTTCGGATGAGTCCGGGGTTGGGGAGTTTAGCGATCGCGGACTGCATCACCGAAGCCCGCGAGAAAACCATTAGTCATCTCAATTACCAAAAAATCCCATCGGGTAAATATCGCGTTGTCTTTTCGGGGGAAGCCTTTTTAGGTCTGCTCGGAGCCTTTTCTAACCTGTTCAATGCCCAAAGCGTCTTAGATAAACAGAGCTTGTCTACCCCGGAATCCATCGGTACAGCGATCGCGTCTCCCCTCCTCTCCCTGGCCGATGATGCCCTCCATCCTCAAAATGTCAGTGCCGAAACCTTCGACGGCGAAGGCACACCTACGCGCCGCGTCCCACTGATCGAAAACGGTATCCTCACCCGCTTCATCCACAGCACTGGCACCGCTAAACGGATGAACGCCCAACCTACAGGCCACGCCAATATTGGCGCGAAAGTCAGCGTCAGCCCCCATTTTTATCATGTGTTCCCCGGTCAACCCAGCGAGACGCAATACAGTTTAAATGAGGCGGAGAATGTGCTGCTGATTGATGATCTCAGTGCCCTCCATGCGGGGGTGAGTGCGCTTCAGGGGTCGTTTTCCTTGCCCTTTGATGGTTGGTTGGTGAATAAGGGGGAGAAAATCAGTGTGGATTCGGCGACGATCGCCGGCGACTTTCGGGATCTGCTCAAGGCGATTATCTATGTGGAGTCGGAACCGGAACTGACACCGGGCGGGGTTTGCCCTCGGATCTGGGTGGATGATGTGTCGGTGACGGGGGAATCCTAA
- a CDS encoding heavy metal translocating P-type ATPase, with amino-acid sequence MTTLSPALPTPKPPTPSPLTTLTLDVDGMQCAGCVAAVERQLKQQPGVHAACVNLITAIAVVDYDPDAITPQAMADYLTQRGFPSTPRPEDTATPTTPNWRDRAAAERQAHRQRLWIAAGLLLFSLLGHWHHWGGPEIPVLGHIAVHWALATLAIAIPGREIFTDGARSLRYGNPNMNTLVALGTGSAYLASCAALLWPQLGWDCFFDEPVMLLGFVFLGRTLEGQARSRATAALEALIQLQPQTARLISTADTAQESGITIPVRSLRVGEWVRVLPGEKIPVDGEVMQGSSSVDESMLTGESFPVTKQIGDTVTAGTLNQSGMIAVKVQRIGEDTLLSQITAAVETAQTRKAPIQSLADQLSGYFAYGVMAIALLTFLLWQIWGDQWLAGQAIASVPSLISLKLAIAVLVVACPCALGLATPTAILVGTSRGAEQGLLIKGGDSLEAAHRVDTIVFDKTGTLTQGRPQVTEIHPLNDWSADHLVRFAASIEQGSQHPLATAILTAAAQRNLNLYPTADFVSAPGYGAIATIHRPDHPPALCRVGNAAWLQQGNIPIPAALDVIQHSLAQGGQTVIYLALDHTCIGLMALSDPLRADARQTVENLQQMGLNVVLLTGDHPDAAAAIAAQLNITQVLAQVLPTAKADHIQALQAQNHRVAMVGDGINDAPALAQADVGIALHSGTDVALETADIVLMQPPNAELGLQAVESVLHLSRATFAKIRQNLAWALGYNSVLIPTAAGLLLPRFGFLLSPPMAGALMALSSVIVVTNSLLLRNRRPPLKDSAPSTLSH; translated from the coding sequence ATGACTACCCTTTCCCCCGCCCTACCCACCCCTAAGCCCCCGACGCCTTCACCCCTCACCACCCTGACCCTCGATGTGGATGGGATGCAGTGCGCGGGCTGTGTGGCGGCGGTGGAGCGGCAACTCAAGCAGCAGCCCGGTGTTCATGCGGCCTGTGTCAATTTGATTACAGCGATCGCCGTGGTGGATTACGACCCCGACGCGATCACCCCGCAGGCCATGGCGGACTACCTCACCCAACGGGGTTTTCCCAGTACCCCCCGCCCAGAGGATACAGCGACCCCGACGACACCGAATTGGCGCGATCGCGCCGCCGCCGAACGCCAAGCCCACCGTCAACGCCTTTGGATCGCGGCGGGGCTGTTGCTCTTTTCCCTATTGGGCCATTGGCACCATTGGGGCGGCCCGGAAATTCCCGTTTTGGGACATATCGCAGTGCATTGGGCCTTGGCGACCTTAGCGATCGCCATTCCCGGCCGGGAGATTTTCACTGATGGGGCGCGGAGTCTCCGCTACGGTAACCCGAATATGAATACCCTCGTGGCGTTGGGGACGGGAAGCGCCTATTTAGCCAGTTGTGCGGCGTTGCTGTGGCCACAGTTGGGCTGGGACTGTTTTTTTGATGAGCCGGTGATGTTGTTGGGCTTTGTCTTTTTAGGGCGCACCCTCGAAGGCCAAGCCCGCAGCCGCGCCACCGCCGCCCTAGAGGCCTTAATTCAACTCCAACCCCAAACCGCCCGCCTGATCAGCACTGCCGACACCGCCCAGGAAAGCGGCATCACGATTCCGGTGCGATCGCTGCGGGTGGGGGAATGGGTGCGGGTCTTGCCGGGGGAAAAAATTCCCGTTGATGGCGAGGTGATGCAGGGGTCGTCCAGTGTGGATGAATCGATGTTGACGGGGGAATCGTTCCCGGTCACGAAACAGATCGGGGATACGGTGACGGCGGGAACCCTGAACCAAAGCGGCATGATCGCCGTCAAAGTCCAGCGGATTGGCGAGGATACCCTCCTTTCCCAAATTACCGCCGCCGTGGAAACCGCCCAAACCCGCAAGGCTCCGATTCAGAGCTTGGCGGATCAGCTTTCGGGGTATTTCGCCTATGGGGTGATGGCGATCGCTCTCCTCACCTTCCTGCTCTGGCAGATCTGGGGCGATCAATGGTTGGCGGGTCAAGCGATCGCCAGTGTCCCTAGCTTAATCAGTTTGAAACTGGCGATCGCCGTGCTCGTCGTCGCCTGTCCCTGCGCCCTCGGCCTCGCCACCCCCACCGCGATCCTGGTGGGAACGAGTCGCGGCGCAGAACAAGGGTTGCTGATCAAAGGCGGCGACAGCCTCGAAGCAGCGCACCGTGTGGATACCATCGTCTTTGATAAAACCGGAACCCTCACCCAAGGCCGTCCCCAAGTCACCGAAATTCATCCCCTCAATGATTGGAGCGCCGATCATCTCGTGCGATTCGCCGCCAGCATTGAGCAGGGCAGCCAGCACCCCCTGGCCACGGCGATCCTCACCGCCGCCGCCCAGCGCAATCTCAACCTCTATCCGACGGCGGATTTTGTCAGTGCGCCGGGGTATGGGGCGATCGCCACCATCCACCGCCCCGATCACCCCCCCGCCCTCTGTCGCGTCGGTAATGCCGCCTGGCTTCAGCAGGGCAACATCCCGATCCCCGCCGCCCTCGACGTGATTCAGCACTCCCTCGCCCAAGGGGGGCAAACGGTGATCTATCTCGCCTTAGATCACACCTGTATTGGCTTGATGGCGTTGAGTGATCCCCTGCGGGCCGATGCGCGGCAAACGGTGGAGAATTTACAACAGATGGGCTTGAATGTGGTGTTACTCACGGGCGATCATCCCGATGCGGCGGCCGCGATCGCCGCCCAACTCAACATCACCCAAGTTCTCGCCCAAGTCCTCCCCACCGCCAAAGCCGACCACATCCAAGCCCTCCAAGCCCAAAATCACCGCGTGGCCATGGTGGGCGACGGCATTAACGATGCCCCCGCCCTGGCTCAGGCGGATGTGGGGATCGCCCTCCATAGCGGCACGGATGTGGCTCTCGAAACCGCTGATATCGTCCTGATGCAGCCCCCCAATGCAGAACTGGGCTTACAAGCCGTCGAAAGTGTATTACATTTGAGTCGAGCCACGTTTGCTAAAATTCGGCAAAACTTAGCCTGGGCCTTGGGGTACAATAGCGTTCTGATTCCCACGGCGGCGGGTCTTCTCTTGCCTCGGTTTGGATTTTTGTTAAGTCCACCCATGGCGGGGGCATTGATGGCGTTAAGCTCCGTTATTGTAGTGACCAATTCACTCTTATTACGGAATCGCCGACCCCCCCTTAAAGATTCTGCTCCATCAACTCTGTCGCACTAG
- a CDS encoding TldD/PmbA family protein yields MAPSTLLLTQELPSLDYLATPARFDGTWEAPLSTLLGLGRAAGADFVEFFLERVNYISCLAEDDLITSISPSLTTGAGIRVFRGKADCYVSTNDLTFNGLKTALEKALSILGLSLPAPTAFIPEVCLELLRDYAKAKDKELWLPECSSIEEMGDILLATTASLEKAASHVRSRRAAFFRDWQEVLVASSDGTFARDIRLTQSVSCNVLCADGEHRTSNGLRDGDTSDPDFLRNWNYQKAAADVAESAGQMLYADYVESGTYPIVMANHFGGVIFHEACGHLLETTQIERKTTPFMEMKGQKIAHENLTAWDEGRSDDAFGTLDMDDEGMPTQRTLLIENGILKNFLSDRAGQMRTGHPRTGSGRRQNYTYAAASRMRNTYIAPGDCSVEDIFASIDKGIYCKKMGGGSVGPTGEFNFGVDEAYLIENGKVTKPLKGAILIGEAKDIMHKISMCSNDLSLAPGFCGSISGGIYVTVGQPHIKVDSITVGGR; encoded by the coding sequence ATGGCTCCAAGCACTCTGTTACTCACCCAAGAACTCCCCAGCCTAGACTATCTCGCCACCCCAGCCCGCTTTGACGGCACTTGGGAAGCGCCCCTATCCACCCTCCTCGGCCTGGGTCGAGCCGCCGGTGCAGATTTCGTTGAATTTTTTCTCGAACGGGTTAACTATATTAGTTGCTTGGCAGAGGATGATCTCATTACCAGCATTTCCCCCAGCTTGACCACCGGGGCAGGGATTCGCGTCTTTCGTGGCAAGGCTGACTGCTACGTCAGTACCAACGACCTCACCTTCAACGGCCTCAAAACTGCCCTCGAAAAAGCCCTCTCGATTCTGGGCTTGAGCCTCCCGGCTCCCACGGCCTTCATCCCGGAAGTGTGCCTCGAACTGCTGCGGGACTACGCCAAGGCCAAAGATAAAGAACTCTGGCTCCCCGAATGTAGTTCCATCGAAGAAATGGGCGACATTCTCCTCGCTACCACGGCCAGTCTGGAAAAAGCGGCCTCCCATGTGCGATCGCGGCGAGCAGCATTTTTCCGAGATTGGCAAGAGGTGCTCGTCGCGTCCAGTGATGGCACCTTTGCGCGGGATATTCGCCTGACACAATCGGTGTCTTGTAATGTGCTCTGCGCCGATGGGGAACATCGCACCTCCAACGGGCTGCGGGATGGGGACACTAGTGATCCGGATTTCCTCCGCAATTGGAACTACCAGAAAGCTGCCGCCGACGTGGCCGAAAGTGCGGGGCAGATGCTCTACGCGGACTATGTGGAGTCGGGAACCTATCCGATCGTGATGGCGAATCATTTCGGCGGGGTGATTTTCCATGAGGCCTGCGGTCACTTGCTCGAAACGACACAAATTGAACGCAAAACCACGCCATTCATGGAGATGAAGGGTCAAAAAATCGCCCATGAAAACCTGACGGCCTGGGACGAAGGACGCTCTGATGATGCCTTTGGTACTCTCGATATGGATGATGAGGGAATGCCCACCCAGCGGACGCTGTTGATTGAAAATGGCATTCTGAAAAACTTTTTGAGCGATCGCGCTGGCCAAATGCGCACCGGCCATCCGCGCACCGGCAGCGGTCGCCGCCAAAACTACACCTACGCCGCCGCCTCCCGGATGCGCAACACCTACATTGCCCCCGGTGATTGCTCCGTGGAGGATATTTTCGCCTCCATCGATAAGGGGATTTACTGCAAAAAGATGGGCGGCGGCAGTGTGGGCCCTACGGGTGAATTCAATTTCGGCGTGGATGAGGCCTATCTGATCGAAAACGGCAAAGTCACCAAACCCCTCAAGGGCGCAATTTTGATCGGCGAAGCCAAGGACATCATGCACAAAATTTCGATGTGTTCCAATGATCTCAGCCTCGCGCCGGGGTTCTGTGGCTCGATCAGCGGCGGCATCTATGTCACCGTCGGCCAGCCTCATATTAAGGTGGACTCGATCACCGTCGGCGGCCGCTAA
- a CDS encoding Uma2 family endonuclease, which translates to MTALSSPPTLFTLAEFLAQPETQPPREYRHGYIDQKPMPKGKHSAIQSTLTAEINYQKKNVRAFSELRCTLGDRSIVPDISVFQTDRIPRDSAGDIADDFCLAPDWLIEILSPEQSSIRVIDKILFCLAQGTRVGWLIEPRDRLILSFGLHHSPQTHESQAQPPILPQLDPWQPTVDDIFACLTV; encoded by the coding sequence ATGACTGCACTCTCGTCACCTCCCACCTTATTTACATTGGCCGAGTTTCTGGCTCAACCTGAAACACAACCGCCACGAGAATATCGTCACGGGTATATTGATCAAAAACCCATGCCCAAAGGAAAACACAGCGCGATTCAATCAACCCTCACGGCTGAGATCAATTATCAAAAAAAAAATGTGCGGGCTTTTAGTGAATTGCGATGTACCTTGGGCGATCGCTCCATTGTTCCTGACATCAGTGTGTTTCAGACGGATCGCATTCCTCGCGATTCAGCCGGAGACATTGCCGATGATTTTTGCCTGGCCCCGGATTGGCTGATCGAAATCCTCTCCCCGGAGCAGTCTTCAATTCGGGTGATTGATAAAATTCTGTTTTGTTTGGCACAGGGGACAAGGGTGGGCTGGCTCATTGAGCCTCGCGATCGCCTCATCCTCTCCTTTGGGCTGCATCATTCTCCCCAAACCCACGAGAGCCAAGCCCAGCCGCCCATACTGCCCCAGCTTGACCCCTGGCAGCCCACTGTTGATGATATTTTTGCCTGCTTAACCGTTTAG
- the psbU gene encoding photosystem II complex extrinsic protein PsbU, whose protein sequence is MKRLVNWLLVAVFSVGVLCWGAQASPAIGAPLRNNADAMLETEFGAKLDLNNTNVRAFRKLRGFYPTLAQKIVGNAPYESVEDVLDIKGLSETQKQRLKDNLDKFTVVPVTDVFTEGDTRLNNGIYD, encoded by the coding sequence ATGAAGAGATTAGTCAACTGGCTACTGGTTGCGGTATTTTCCGTGGGTGTATTGTGCTGGGGTGCTCAAGCGAGCCCAGCGATAGGTGCGCCGTTGCGGAATAATGCAGATGCGATGCTAGAGACTGAGTTTGGGGCAAAACTTGACCTCAATAATACAAATGTTCGAGCGTTCCGGAAGCTGCGGGGCTTCTACCCCACCTTGGCCCAAAAAATTGTCGGCAATGCTCCCTATGAGTCTGTCGAGGACGTTTTGGACATTAAGGGGCTGAGTGAAACGCAGAAACAACGCTTAAAGGATAATTTGGACAAGTTCACGGTTGTCCCGGTGACGGATGTGTTTACCGAAGGAGATACCCGTTTAAACAATGGGATCTACGACTAG